Genomic DNA from Terriglobales bacterium:
CCAGTAGATGGCCCAGTCGAAGGTGCTGAAGTTGCCGACATAGTGGAAGGAGTAGAACGCAAACGAGACCAGGCAGAAGACGTAGAAGTGGGTGGACTTGGGCGCGGTCCAGCGCCGCAGCAGCACGTACAAGCCGATGCCCAGGTAGGTGAGAGCGATCAGCCGCAGGCCCAGGTTGAGGGAGTTATCCGCCGGCTCCAGGATCACCGGCACGTCCAGGGGAACGTCGTTGCGGCGGACCGAGTAGGTCGCGCTCCGCCACGCCCCGCCCTTGTACATCTCCCGCGTCAGGGCCCCGCTGGTGTTGACGGTGCGGTTGTTGATGGCATTGAGCACGTCCCCGCTCTTGATGCCGGCGCGGTCCGCCGGACCTCCGGGGGCCACCCGCTCCGCCCGCAGCCAGTGCTCGTGCTCCACCCACCACACTCCGTCGGTGGGAACGCGGTTGCCCCACTCCACCTCTTTGCGATAGTTCAGGACGGCGCAAATGACCGCGCCCAGGGTGAGCACAGCCAGCAGGATGGCGACAAAGCGGACTTGCAGGTCCTTGGTCATGGGCCCGGGCACACGCACCCCACCGCGCGCTGCGGACGCGGGCGGCTTCCCCGTGGGATGCAAATCGTGTGCCACCGTGTTGCCCATGGCCTTCTCTCTAACCCATTGTGGTTCCGTAAGATAGAGCATTATAGTGGCTTTCGCTTTGTCCGGCTACGGTTTTTCGTAGGCATATGTGATTTTCTGTATCCCCCCGACCGAGGGAAGCGGCCGGGCTGTGGCCTTCAGGGCGGGACGATGACAAGGTCGCTTGGGCGAGGATGGACGAATCCTCGCCCGGCCTCTAGAATTCGAGGGTCGTCCAGATTTCCATGCGGAGAAGGGAAGCCGTGGCGGAAGACCTGAGTCTCGACATCCTGCGCAAGCGGCTGAAAGAGGGAGATTACCTGGAGATCTCGACCGGGGGCGGCGCCTTCGAGGTCTGGGCCGAGCCCCTGGCCAACCCGCCCGCCGTCTACTACGAAGGCGAGCAGCATCCCATCGCCGAGTTGGAGCGCATCACCGAGAAGATCCTGGCGGAGCTGCGCCGCGGCGAGATCCGCTGCCGCTGGGTCGAGGACGATTAGCCGCCCTCGCAAAACGCGGGGAAGGCCGAAGCCCTCCCCGCCAAGAAGCGACAGAGGCGATAGCTACTCCATAAGAAGTCAGGAGCCGGTCCTTCGGTTGCCCGCCCGCGTGAGCCCGCCCGCAAAAGTCGCGCCCCCCAAAGTGGCAGGGACGGAAGAGTGCTGGGCCACGCTCGACGGCCACCGCCTCCGCTACCTGCGCGCCGGCGCGGGGCCGCCCCTGCTGCTGCTCCACGGCCTGCTCGGCTACTCCTTCTCCTGGCGCTTCAATTTCGCGGCCCTGGGCAAGCTTGCCACCCTCTACGCTCCCGACCTGCTGGGCATGGGGTTCTCCGACCGGCCGGCGCTGGACTACGGCCTGCGCGCCTCCGCCCAGCGCGTGCTGCGTTTCCTGGACGAGCTGGGGATCGGGCAGGCCGACGTGCTGGGCACCTCCCACGGCGGCGCCGTGGCCCTGCGTCTGGCCGCGCTGGCCGCCGAGCGCGGCGCCCCCCGGGTGCGCCGCCTGCTGCTGGTCGCGCCCGTGAATCCCTGGTCCCCGATCAAGAATCCCCTGGTGCCCTTCCTACGCACGCCGCTGGGACGCTTCTGCCTGCGCCGCCTGGGCCCGCGGCTGGCGGTGTTGAACGACTTCGTGCTGCGCCGCCTCTACGGCAGCATCTCCCGCCTCGCCCCGGGAACGCTCGCGGGCTATCACGCGGCCGCGCGGCTGCCGCACACCGCCGACTACGTCTACGCCATCCTCGATGCCTG
This window encodes:
- a CDS encoding alpha/beta fold hydrolase; protein product: MPARVSPPAKVAPPKVAGTEECWATLDGHRLRYLRAGAGPPLLLLHGLLGYSFSWRFNFAALGKLATLYAPDLLGMGFSDRPALDYGLRASAQRVLRFLDELGIGQADVLGTSHGGAVALRLAALAAERGAPRVRRLLLVAPVNPWSPIKNPLVPFLRTPLGRFCLRRLGPRLAVLNDFVLRRLYGSISRLAPGTLAGYHAAARLPHTADYVYAILDAWSADLAELERELPRLRSLPALLLWGDRDRAVSLRSAERLRACFQRARLVVLSGVGHLPYEEVPEEFNRVIADFLAAPSGETPAPLSRVG